In Actinomycetota bacterium, the following proteins share a genomic window:
- a CDS encoding helix-turn-helix transcriptional regulator, whose product MAGFFTFDGPALRELREAKGWRREHLALTLGVSAGAVDHWESGRRSPSRMTVIRLAAVLGCHPRDLLAEDPLHAGMSA is encoded by the coding sequence TTGGCTGGCTTTTTCACTTTCGACGGCCCGGCTCTCCGGGAGCTCCGCGAGGCCAAGGGCTGGCGACGTGAGCACCTTGCGCTGACGCTGGGCGTGAGCGCCGGCGCTGTCGACCACTGGGAGAGCGGACGCCGCAGCCCCTCCCGCATGACGGTCATTCGGCTCGCTGCGGTTCTGGGCTGTCATCCGCGGGACCTCCTCGCCGAGGACCCACTGCACGCCGGGATGTCGGCGTGA
- a CDS encoding DUF3631 domain-containing protein: MTPDDDRATLELVAEVTEGLPRETLAGLLDDIRSHVNRFIGFTSDHAPIAIALWVAHCYVVSAAAIAAYLRIRSAAEESGKSTLLEVLHQLLRTRGINAVSVSPSVVYRLREKVGPVALLLDETDNGLAKRQDDSARDLLSIVNAGYRDSAMVYRTEGRSFEPRGFKCFGPAAIAGIGYLEPTTESRCIPIVLPRKPRGSLERFLSFKVEPAANRIAERLEAWATPDVIDTLRDASPFYPAELRDRHVEVWWNLFAIADLAGEGWPEAARAAAVALHVGDDDESVYSVGVLLLSHVLRAFTERDADRLPTAELLELLAANEEGPWGRWWSTELNRDGPPRAAAADLARKLKAFPKPDGKPIKPGVIRMPDGSTPRGYHRDDFEAAWAAYLGFGSPHATDATHATPLASTVASVASVASPHPNEAEEAEAPKCVRCARYGPDHLGAHVSVWPGGAA; this comes from the coding sequence ATGACGCCCGACGACGACCGCGCCACCCTCGAGCTCGTCGCCGAGGTAACGGAAGGACTCCCTCGGGAGACTCTGGCCGGTCTTCTCGACGATATCCGCTCGCACGTGAACCGGTTCATCGGCTTTACGTCGGACCACGCTCCGATCGCCATCGCATTGTGGGTCGCTCACTGCTACGTCGTGAGTGCCGCCGCGATCGCGGCCTATCTTCGGATCCGGTCGGCTGCCGAGGAGTCGGGCAAGTCGACGCTGCTCGAGGTGCTGCACCAGCTGCTCCGCACACGCGGCATCAACGCCGTCTCGGTCTCGCCGTCGGTGGTGTACCGACTGAGAGAGAAGGTCGGCCCGGTTGCGCTCCTGCTCGACGAGACCGACAACGGCCTCGCCAAACGCCAGGACGACTCGGCGCGCGACCTGCTCTCGATCGTGAACGCCGGATACCGGGACTCGGCGATGGTGTACCGGACCGAGGGCCGCAGCTTCGAGCCGCGTGGGTTCAAGTGCTTCGGCCCGGCCGCGATCGCCGGCATCGGCTACCTCGAGCCGACGACGGAGTCACGGTGCATCCCGATCGTGCTCCCCCGGAAGCCGCGCGGGAGCCTGGAGCGGTTCCTGTCGTTCAAGGTGGAACCGGCAGCCAACCGGATCGCAGAGCGTCTGGAGGCGTGGGCGACGCCGGACGTGATCGACACGCTCCGGGACGCCTCTCCTTTCTACCCGGCCGAGCTCCGTGATCGCCACGTCGAGGTCTGGTGGAACTTGTTCGCGATCGCCGACCTCGCTGGGGAAGGCTGGCCCGAGGCCGCACGCGCTGCCGCGGTGGCGCTCCATGTAGGTGATGACGACGAGTCCGTCTACTCGGTCGGCGTGCTCCTGCTCTCACATGTGCTCCGCGCGTTCACCGAGCGCGACGCCGACCGGCTCCCCACGGCAGAGCTGCTCGAGCTCCTGGCCGCGAACGAGGAGGGCCCATGGGGCCGCTGGTGGAGCACCGAGCTAAACCGCGATGGCCCCCCTCGTGCGGCCGCGGCCGACCTGGCTCGCAAGCTGAAGGCGTTCCCAAAGCCGGACGGCAAGCCGATCAAGCCCGGCGTGATCCGGATGCCCGATGGATCGACCCCCCGCGGCTATCACCGTGATGACTTCGAGGCGGCGTGGGCGGCCTATCTGGGGTTTGGGTCCCCCCACGCAACGGATGCAACACATGCAACGCCCCTGGCCAGCACCGTTGCGTCTGTTGCGTCTGTTGCGTCCCCCCACCCAAACGAGGCAGAGGAGGCCGAGGCTCCGAAGTGCGTTCGGTGCGCGCGGTATGGGCCGGATCACCTCGGCGCCCATGTCTCGGTCTGGCCCGGAGGTGCGGCGTGA
- a CDS encoding HNH endonuclease signature motif containing protein, translating to MPRGWSRLRAQVLLEEPRCRSCGGPSTEVDHVLARANGGTDDRANLAALCSACHAAKTVRDRTDARRRKRAAR from the coding sequence ATGCCCCGAGGCTGGTCCCGACTCAGGGCCCAGGTACTCCTCGAGGAGCCTCGGTGTCGATCGTGCGGGGGACCGAGCACCGAGGTCGACCACGTCTTGGCCCGAGCCAACGGTGGGACGGACGATCGAGCCAACCTGGCCGCCCTCTGTTCGGCCTGCCACGCAGCGAAGACCGTCCGCGATCGAACCGACGCGCGTCGGCGGAAGCGAGCGGCGAGATGA
- a CDS encoding P27 family phage terminase small subunit translates to MPNRPKPVERKRRAGNPGKRALPKPVAIVPAVDGIPRAPVPLDRAGRDLWRTIWSEASEWLAPSDVPMVALLAQFADERARWLALVDEEGLTHTTAHKTMRVHPGVSEVRRLEAAMITVMSLLGLSPSDRARLGLTEVRKLSGLADLMQRRQRDLG, encoded by the coding sequence ATGCCGAATAGGCCCAAGCCCGTCGAACGCAAGCGCCGCGCGGGCAACCCCGGCAAGCGGGCGTTGCCGAAGCCCGTCGCGATCGTTCCTGCCGTCGACGGCATTCCTCGGGCGCCCGTGCCGCTCGATCGAGCGGGCCGCGATCTGTGGCGCACGATCTGGTCCGAGGCCTCGGAGTGGTTGGCGCCTTCGGACGTCCCGATGGTCGCGCTGCTCGCGCAGTTCGCCGACGAGCGCGCCCGGTGGCTCGCCCTGGTCGACGAGGAGGGACTGACGCACACCACGGCCCACAAGACCATGCGCGTGCATCCCGGAGTGAGTGAGGTTCGCCGCCTCGAGGCGGCCATGATCACCGTGATGTCGCTGCTCGGTCTGTCGCCGTCGGACCGCGCCCGACTCGGACTCACCGAGGTGCGCAAGCTCTCCGGTCTGGCCGACCTGATGCAACGGAGGCAGCGTGAC